One stretch of Brachyhypopomus gauderio isolate BG-103 chromosome 8, BGAUD_0.2, whole genome shotgun sequence DNA includes these proteins:
- the usp40 gene encoding ubiquitin carboxyl-terminal hydrolase 40 isoform X1 encodes MFGDLFEEDDDGLSSTTPGGNFVKGKDTEPPPPRGNVKLSGLKNQGGTCYLNSLLQTLLLTPEFREELFSLGPDELGRLADKDKPDAKVRVIPLELQRLFAWLLLVDEQTASTTALTDSFGWTNHEEMGQQDVQELNRILFSALESSLEGTSGSSLIQRLYHGTLVNHITCKECNNVSERQEDFLDLTVCVRGVSGLEEALWSMFVEEELFEGNNLYRCSRCDRLVHAAKSTKLRKLPPFLTVSLLRFSFDFEKCERFKEMSKYTFPLTINLQPFCEQSELPDSEFSYELFSVIIHKGSCYGGHYHVYIRDIDQLGHWEAPEEDVKEKQKAQKPQKTPPAVKEREAAVEWDDPLVVLTAVLAQETSGSVLVDQLGQKLMDKIGSSWNKKFRKQYGPISKFLQSHADVFMLVSNGSRVALKATADPVAPIPHSNGLGIADAELQPEAEMEAESRQEAEPASGSRWFDLNDSVVTPIREQAISKQFEGRESAYMLFYRKSTLQRPSQAKGNPAYKVPPYLLEMIHEENATLQQRRAEFDASSNSIDVHLHMAPHYHVQNGALQPLNNNTRAIINMTFDRRKTVGDLRLALYQMQTTWEGDMVLTVAKNLPAGLHLCDTLNDDQKSLYSAGVCNGSDLFVWNGREVNGLQVQSGPEWEPVLLTILRPCTEELDPGGASGDGGADTDGSGVVRFTQGFAGGITLGGVREALGPREALVCQEAKGAQPGGGGASGWRVCSPEAMRRTLRELTLRDGDSLLLLPPAQLTNSTFRVSGDTVTVMTPSDCRWLQVGYWPQTASEDDGRQEGKMRKIPASGDTRLGEVKQRALEELELQESFKDGPCCLRQMDRTGKRLPPVCEYLSVRDADIRLMTTLYLCHGYAPKTSQLFLYFRVGVVPSAGQELEIIVEESLTVKECLTEMLQVAGLDGMCWHLRRMDWCEEVGEPLMDENASLLDMKVSTGDTLVISEGQLPPKGFLKLPVSWLEDLRCDYVDRFPELSHTAEKSEATGRNHSERLHERHDETLFYCIFLNLCLCLEWAGMEMMSVGYVEISEEATLLDLKCQVLTLPALVGVCVPTPDFLRLWLMEEQRPSRILRGNQQTLRKLKLGVGSEVCAQKLLCEEDLGPKDVLLRVQMGMPGERAYYSAQEFVWDAGRDSSPKGLYDSLATLYSTSPDNLLLAKHLPDKHTWTVIHNWTQHVSKRKKKKKTESLQGMPYCLRDGDVIGVKNMLVDTNKEFSTLKDEQEQQRLREQTHTQKKGGQTTRGQITEEARPEGKARAMKNRKPEVALSINVGVFR; translated from the exons ATGTTCGGGGATCTGTTCGAAGAGGACGACGACGGACTGTCCTCCACCACACCCGGAGGTAACTTCGTTAAAGGTAAAGACACCGAGCCTCCGCCACCAAGAGGGAACGTCAAGCTGAGCGGACTCAAGAACCAGGGAGGAACCTGCTACCTGAACTCGCTGCTGCAGACCCTGCTGCTCACCCCGGAGTTCAGGG AGGAGCTGTTTAGTCTGGGACCAGATGAACTGGGACGTCTCGCAGATAAGGACAAGCCAGATGCTAAG GTGCGGGTTATTCCATTGGAGTTACAGAGGCTGTTTGCTTGGCTGCTGCTTGTGGATGAACAGACAGCTTCGACCACTGCGCTGACTGACAGCTTTGGCTGGACCAACCATGAG GAGATGGGTCAGCAGGATGTACAGGAGTTGAACAGAATCTTGTTCAGTGCTCTAGAAAGTTCTCTCGAGGGCACATCTGGCAGCAGTCTGATACAACGACTTTACCATGGAACACTTGTCAACCACATCACCTGCAAGGAGTGTAACAATGTCAGTGAGCGGCAG GAGGATTTCCTAGACCTGACTGTTTGTGTGCGTGGTGTGAGTGGCCTAGAGGAGGCGCTGTGGAGCATGTTTGTGGAGGAGGAGTTGTTTGAGGGCAACAATCTGTATCGGTGCAGCCGCTGTGACAGGCTAGTTCACGCTGCCAAG tctACTAAGTTGAGGAAGCTTCCCCCGTTCCTCACTGTGTCTCTGCTGCGGTTCAGCTTTGACTTCGAGAAATGTGAGCGCTTCAAAGAAATGAGCAAATACACTTTTCCTCTCACCATCAACCTGCAGCCCTTCTGTGAACAG TCAGAACTTCCAGACTCTGAGTTTTCGTACGAGCTTTTCTCTGTCATCATACACAAGGGCAGCTGTTACGGAGGACATTACCACGTCTACATCAGAGACATTGACCAGTTGGGCCACTGGGAGGCACCG GAGGAAGATGTAAAGGAGAAGCAAAAGGCGCAAAAGCCTCAGAAGACGCCTCCAGCGGTAAAGGAGCGTGAGGCTGCTGTAGAGTGGGACGATCCACTGGTTGTTCTGACTGCTGTACTGGCTCAG GAGACTTCTGGAAGTGTGCTGGTGGACCAGCTTGGTCAGAAACTAATGGACAAAATTGGCTCCTCGTGGAATAAGAAGTTCAGGAAGCAGTATGGACCAATTAGCAAG TTCCTGCAGAGCCACGCTGATGTGTTTATGTTGGTCTCAAACGGGTCCCGTGTGGCTCTGAAAGCTACAGCAGACCCAGTCGCCCCGATCCCACACAGCAACGGACTGGGGATCGCTGACGCAGAGCTACAGCCAGAGGCAGAAATGGAGGCGGAGTCACGgcaggaggcggagcctgcAAGTGGCAGTCGCTGGTTCGATCTGAACGACTCTGTGGTGACGCCCATCAGAGAGCAAGCCATCAGCAAACAGTTTGAGGGCCGAGAGAGTGCCTACATGCTGTTCTACAGGAAGAGCACGCTGCAGAGACCATCACAGG CAAAGGGAAACCCTGCTTACAAAGTGCCTCCTTACCTACTGGAGATGATCCATGAGGAGAATGCTACACTGCAACAGAGAAG GGCTGAGTTTGATGCCAGCAGTAACAGTATCGATGTTCACCTCCACATGGCTCCTCATTACCATGTGCAGAACGGAGCCCTCCAGCCCCTTAACAACAACACCCGCGCCATCATCAACATGACCTTTGACCGCAGGAAAACAGTGGGAGACCTGCGGCTGGCTCTCTACCAG ATGCAGACTACATGGGAAGGTGACATGGTGCTGACTGTGGCCAAGAACCTACCAGCAGGATTACACCTGTGTGACACACTCAATG ATGATCAGAAATCTCTGTACAGTGCTGGAGTGTGTAATGGCTCAGACCTGTTTGTGTGGAATGGGAGAGAG gtgaaCGGACTGCAGGTACAATCAGGACCTGAGTGGGAGCCAGTGTTGTTGACCATCCTGCGTCCGTGCACAGAGGAGCTGGACCCCGGGGGTGCGTCTGGAGATGGGGGTGCGGACACGGACGGATCAGGAGTCGTGCGCTTCACGCAGGGGTTCGCCGGCGGGATCACTCTGGGGGGGGTCCGAGAGGCCCTGGGACCGCGAGAGGCCCTGGTGTGCCAGGAGGCGAAAGGGGCTCAgccaggagggggcggggcgagcgggtggagggtgtgttcaCCTGAGGCCATGCGGCGGACTCTGAGGGAGCTCACGCTCCGAGACGGAGACTCACTACTGCTGCTCCCACCCGCACAGCTCACCAACAG CACGTTCAGGGTGAGTGGGGATACGGTTACTGTGATGACGCCATCTGACTGCCGGTGGCTGCAAGTCGGGTATTGGCCTCAAACGGCGTCGGAAGACGACGGAAGGCAAGAAGGCAAGATGAGGAAGATTCCTGCCTCTGGAGACACG cgatTGGGGGAGGTGAAACAGCGAGCACTGGAGGAGCTAGAGTTGCAGGAGAGCTTCAAAG ATGGGCCATGCTGTCTAAGGCAGATGGATCGTACAGGAAAACGTTTACCTCCAG TCTGTGAATACCTAAGTGTGCGTGATGCAGACATTAGGTTGATGACAACATTGTATCTGTGCCATGGATATGCCCCCAAAACATCACAG CTTTTCCTGTACTTTAGAGTGGGTGTAGTGCCCTCTGCTGGCCAGGAGCTAGAGATTATTGTGGAGGAGAGTCTTACAGTGAAAGAA TGTCTGACAGAGATGTTGCAGGTGGCTGGCCTGGATG gaatGTGCTGGCACTTGCGGAGGATGGACTGGTGTGAGGAGGTTGGAGAACCCCTCATGGATGAG AATGCATCGTTGCTGGACATGAAGGTTTCCACTGGGGACACTTTGGTCATCTCAGAGGGACAACTCCCCCCGAAG GGCTTTCTGAAGCTGCCTGTGAGCTGGCTGGAGGATCTGAGGTGTGACTATGTGGACAGATTTCCTGAGCTCAGTCACACAGCTGAGAAATCGGAAGCAACAGGTCGGAATCACTCTGAACGTTTGCATGAGAGACATGATGAAACATTATTTTATTGCATATTTCTaaatttgtgtctgtgtttagaGTGGGCAGGAATGGAGATGATGTCTGTTGGTTATGTGGAAATCTCTGAAGAGGCAACACTGCTGGACCTCAAGTGTCAG GTGCTGACGCTGCCTGcactggtgggggtgtgtgtgcccACTCCTGACTTCCTGCGTTTGTGGCTAATGGAGGAACAAAGACCCAGCAGGATCCTCAGAGGAAACCAACAGACACTTAG GAAGCTCAAGTTGGGGGTGGGGTCTGAGGTGTGTGCGCAGAAACTGCTGTGTGAGGAGGATCTTGG ACCGAAGGACGTGTTGCTAAGGGTGCAGATGGGTATGCCTGGAGAAAGGGCGTATTACTCCGCCCAGGAGTTTGTGTGGGATGCAGGGCGAGACTCCTCCCCTAAGGGGTTGTATGACAGCCTGGCCACCCTGTATAGCACCTCGCCTGACAACCTTCTGCTTGCTAAACACCTGCCTGACAAACACACCTGGACGGTCATTCACAATTGG ACTCAGCATGTCTCTaaaaggaagaagaagaagaagactgAGAGTCTGCAGGGAATGCCGTACTGCCTCAGAGATGGGGACGTCATCGGAGTGAAG aaTATGCTAGTAGACACTAACAAAGAGTTCAGTACACTGAAGGATGAGCAGGAGCAGCAGAGACTCAGggagcagacacacacccagaagAAAGG agggcagactACCAGGGGGCAGATCACTGAGGAGGCCAGGCCTGAGGGCAAAGCCAGAGCAATGAAAAACAGGAAGCCAGAAGTGGCCTTGTCGATCAATGTTGGTGTGTTCAGATAA
- the usp40 gene encoding ubiquitin carboxyl-terminal hydrolase 40 isoform X2, with protein MFGDLFEEDDDGLSSTTPGGNFVKGKDTEPPPPRGNVKLSGLKNQGGTCYLNSLLQTLLLTPEFREELFSLGPDELGRLADKDKPDAKVRVIPLELQRLFAWLLLVDEQTASTTALTDSFGWTNHEEMGQQDVQELNRILFSALESSLEGTSGSSLIQRLYHGTLVNHITCKECNNVSERQEDFLDLTVCVRGVSGLEEALWSMFVEEELFEGNNLYRCSRCDRLVHAAKSTKLRKLPPFLTVSLLRFSFDFEKCERFKEMSKYTFPLTINLQPFCEQSELPDSEFSYELFSVIIHKGSCYGGHYHVYIRDIDQLGHWEAPEEDVKEKQKAQKPQKTPPAVKEREAAVEWDDPLVVLTAVLAQETSGSVLVDQLGQKLMDKIGSSWNKKFRKQYGPISKFLQSHADVFMLVSNGSRVALKATADPVAPIPHSNGLGIADAELQPEAEMEAESRQEAEPASGSRWFDLNDSVVTPIREQAISKQFEGRESAYMLFYRKSTLQRPSQAKGNPAYKVPPYLLEMIHEENATLQQRRAEFDASSNSIDVHLHMAPHYHVQNGALQPLNNNTRAIINMTFDRRKTVGDLRLALYQMQTTWEGDMVLTVAKNLPAGLHLCDTLNDDQKSLYSAGVCNGSDLFVWNGREVNGLQVQSGPEWEPVLLTILRPCTEELDPGGASGDGGADTDGSGVVRFTQGFAGGITLGGVREALGPREALVCQEAKGAQPGGGGASGWRVCSPEAMRRTLRELTLRDGDSLLLLPPAQLTNSTFRVSGDTVTVMTPSDCRWLQVGYWPQTASEDDGRQEGKMRKIPASGDTRLGEVKQRALEELELQESFKDGPCCLRQMDRTGKRLPPVCEYLSVRDADIRLMTTLYLCHGYAPKTSQLFLYFRVGVVPSAGQELEIIVEESLTVKECLTEMLQVAGLDGMCWHLRRMDWCEEVGEPLMDENASLLDMKVSTGDTLVISEGQLPPKGFLKLPVSWLEDLRCDYVDRFPELSHTAEKSEATEWAGMEMMSVGYVEISEEATLLDLKCQVLTLPALVGVCVPTPDFLRLWLMEEQRPSRILRGNQQTLRKLKLGVGSEVCAQKLLCEEDLGPKDVLLRVQMGMPGERAYYSAQEFVWDAGRDSSPKGLYDSLATLYSTSPDNLLLAKHLPDKHTWTVIHNWTQHVSKRKKKKKTESLQGMPYCLRDGDVIGVKNMLVDTNKEFSTLKDEQEQQRLREQTHTQKKGGQTTRGQITEEARPEGKARAMKNRKPEVALSINVGVFR; from the exons ATGTTCGGGGATCTGTTCGAAGAGGACGACGACGGACTGTCCTCCACCACACCCGGAGGTAACTTCGTTAAAGGTAAAGACACCGAGCCTCCGCCACCAAGAGGGAACGTCAAGCTGAGCGGACTCAAGAACCAGGGAGGAACCTGCTACCTGAACTCGCTGCTGCAGACCCTGCTGCTCACCCCGGAGTTCAGGG AGGAGCTGTTTAGTCTGGGACCAGATGAACTGGGACGTCTCGCAGATAAGGACAAGCCAGATGCTAAG GTGCGGGTTATTCCATTGGAGTTACAGAGGCTGTTTGCTTGGCTGCTGCTTGTGGATGAACAGACAGCTTCGACCACTGCGCTGACTGACAGCTTTGGCTGGACCAACCATGAG GAGATGGGTCAGCAGGATGTACAGGAGTTGAACAGAATCTTGTTCAGTGCTCTAGAAAGTTCTCTCGAGGGCACATCTGGCAGCAGTCTGATACAACGACTTTACCATGGAACACTTGTCAACCACATCACCTGCAAGGAGTGTAACAATGTCAGTGAGCGGCAG GAGGATTTCCTAGACCTGACTGTTTGTGTGCGTGGTGTGAGTGGCCTAGAGGAGGCGCTGTGGAGCATGTTTGTGGAGGAGGAGTTGTTTGAGGGCAACAATCTGTATCGGTGCAGCCGCTGTGACAGGCTAGTTCACGCTGCCAAG tctACTAAGTTGAGGAAGCTTCCCCCGTTCCTCACTGTGTCTCTGCTGCGGTTCAGCTTTGACTTCGAGAAATGTGAGCGCTTCAAAGAAATGAGCAAATACACTTTTCCTCTCACCATCAACCTGCAGCCCTTCTGTGAACAG TCAGAACTTCCAGACTCTGAGTTTTCGTACGAGCTTTTCTCTGTCATCATACACAAGGGCAGCTGTTACGGAGGACATTACCACGTCTACATCAGAGACATTGACCAGTTGGGCCACTGGGAGGCACCG GAGGAAGATGTAAAGGAGAAGCAAAAGGCGCAAAAGCCTCAGAAGACGCCTCCAGCGGTAAAGGAGCGTGAGGCTGCTGTAGAGTGGGACGATCCACTGGTTGTTCTGACTGCTGTACTGGCTCAG GAGACTTCTGGAAGTGTGCTGGTGGACCAGCTTGGTCAGAAACTAATGGACAAAATTGGCTCCTCGTGGAATAAGAAGTTCAGGAAGCAGTATGGACCAATTAGCAAG TTCCTGCAGAGCCACGCTGATGTGTTTATGTTGGTCTCAAACGGGTCCCGTGTGGCTCTGAAAGCTACAGCAGACCCAGTCGCCCCGATCCCACACAGCAACGGACTGGGGATCGCTGACGCAGAGCTACAGCCAGAGGCAGAAATGGAGGCGGAGTCACGgcaggaggcggagcctgcAAGTGGCAGTCGCTGGTTCGATCTGAACGACTCTGTGGTGACGCCCATCAGAGAGCAAGCCATCAGCAAACAGTTTGAGGGCCGAGAGAGTGCCTACATGCTGTTCTACAGGAAGAGCACGCTGCAGAGACCATCACAGG CAAAGGGAAACCCTGCTTACAAAGTGCCTCCTTACCTACTGGAGATGATCCATGAGGAGAATGCTACACTGCAACAGAGAAG GGCTGAGTTTGATGCCAGCAGTAACAGTATCGATGTTCACCTCCACATGGCTCCTCATTACCATGTGCAGAACGGAGCCCTCCAGCCCCTTAACAACAACACCCGCGCCATCATCAACATGACCTTTGACCGCAGGAAAACAGTGGGAGACCTGCGGCTGGCTCTCTACCAG ATGCAGACTACATGGGAAGGTGACATGGTGCTGACTGTGGCCAAGAACCTACCAGCAGGATTACACCTGTGTGACACACTCAATG ATGATCAGAAATCTCTGTACAGTGCTGGAGTGTGTAATGGCTCAGACCTGTTTGTGTGGAATGGGAGAGAG gtgaaCGGACTGCAGGTACAATCAGGACCTGAGTGGGAGCCAGTGTTGTTGACCATCCTGCGTCCGTGCACAGAGGAGCTGGACCCCGGGGGTGCGTCTGGAGATGGGGGTGCGGACACGGACGGATCAGGAGTCGTGCGCTTCACGCAGGGGTTCGCCGGCGGGATCACTCTGGGGGGGGTCCGAGAGGCCCTGGGACCGCGAGAGGCCCTGGTGTGCCAGGAGGCGAAAGGGGCTCAgccaggagggggcggggcgagcgggtggagggtgtgttcaCCTGAGGCCATGCGGCGGACTCTGAGGGAGCTCACGCTCCGAGACGGAGACTCACTACTGCTGCTCCCACCCGCACAGCTCACCAACAG CACGTTCAGGGTGAGTGGGGATACGGTTACTGTGATGACGCCATCTGACTGCCGGTGGCTGCAAGTCGGGTATTGGCCTCAAACGGCGTCGGAAGACGACGGAAGGCAAGAAGGCAAGATGAGGAAGATTCCTGCCTCTGGAGACACG cgatTGGGGGAGGTGAAACAGCGAGCACTGGAGGAGCTAGAGTTGCAGGAGAGCTTCAAAG ATGGGCCATGCTGTCTAAGGCAGATGGATCGTACAGGAAAACGTTTACCTCCAG TCTGTGAATACCTAAGTGTGCGTGATGCAGACATTAGGTTGATGACAACATTGTATCTGTGCCATGGATATGCCCCCAAAACATCACAG CTTTTCCTGTACTTTAGAGTGGGTGTAGTGCCCTCTGCTGGCCAGGAGCTAGAGATTATTGTGGAGGAGAGTCTTACAGTGAAAGAA TGTCTGACAGAGATGTTGCAGGTGGCTGGCCTGGATG gaatGTGCTGGCACTTGCGGAGGATGGACTGGTGTGAGGAGGTTGGAGAACCCCTCATGGATGAG AATGCATCGTTGCTGGACATGAAGGTTTCCACTGGGGACACTTTGGTCATCTCAGAGGGACAACTCCCCCCGAAG GGCTTTCTGAAGCTGCCTGTGAGCTGGCTGGAGGATCTGAGGTGTGACTATGTGGACAGATTTCCTGAGCTCAGTCACACAGCTGAGAAATCGGAAGCAACAG aGTGGGCAGGAATGGAGATGATGTCTGTTGGTTATGTGGAAATCTCTGAAGAGGCAACACTGCTGGACCTCAAGTGTCAG GTGCTGACGCTGCCTGcactggtgggggtgtgtgtgcccACTCCTGACTTCCTGCGTTTGTGGCTAATGGAGGAACAAAGACCCAGCAGGATCCTCAGAGGAAACCAACAGACACTTAG GAAGCTCAAGTTGGGGGTGGGGTCTGAGGTGTGTGCGCAGAAACTGCTGTGTGAGGAGGATCTTGG ACCGAAGGACGTGTTGCTAAGGGTGCAGATGGGTATGCCTGGAGAAAGGGCGTATTACTCCGCCCAGGAGTTTGTGTGGGATGCAGGGCGAGACTCCTCCCCTAAGGGGTTGTATGACAGCCTGGCCACCCTGTATAGCACCTCGCCTGACAACCTTCTGCTTGCTAAACACCTGCCTGACAAACACACCTGGACGGTCATTCACAATTGG ACTCAGCATGTCTCTaaaaggaagaagaagaagaagactgAGAGTCTGCAGGGAATGCCGTACTGCCTCAGAGATGGGGACGTCATCGGAGTGAAG aaTATGCTAGTAGACACTAACAAAGAGTTCAGTACACTGAAGGATGAGCAGGAGCAGCAGAGACTCAGggagcagacacacacccagaagAAAGG agggcagactACCAGGGGGCAGATCACTGAGGAGGCCAGGCCTGAGGGCAAAGCCAGAGCAATGAAAAACAGGAAGCCAGAAGTGGCCTTGTCGATCAATGTTGGTGTGTTCAGATAA